The following are encoded together in the Elusimicrobiota bacterium genome:
- a CDS encoding leucyl aminopeptidase, protein MIKLTTALQSSLKGSELPTALFCFEEGPIAGAKPVLPAQRKAVLDQAKADGFKGGLGDCASFSSPNFGKLILVGLGKKGDYDAEALRRAAAGLFHYAKGRFARIAVFPADNPQAAAEGLILASYRFLEYKKGEEEKLSEAVFIAAQAAEKNGFEKALSKAALHAEAVCLARDLVNRGPSDKTPQAMAEIAKSLDGSGIKVSVISRAKAQELGMGSFLGVARGSAHEPAFVHLVYKPQGPARKRLGLVGKGITFDSGGLSLKPPQHMETMKMDMAGAASVLAVFKVLPRLKARAEVHGFCAFTYNMPGPDAMKPGDVIKAMNGKTIEVLNTDAEGRLILADALAYASRQKLDALIDLATLTGAVVTALGSKVTGAMTNNPALLRQLLAASAKTQEAVCELPLVKDYKDQIKSSIADLQNIGKARGEAGSIIGGLFLQEFVDGAAWVHLDIAGTAWTDAPSAYCPAGGTGSMVRTLIEYLAAL, encoded by the coding sequence ATGATCAAATTGACGACAGCACTCCAGTCTTCTCTCAAAGGCAGCGAACTCCCGACGGCACTTTTTTGTTTTGAGGAGGGCCCCATCGCCGGAGCCAAGCCCGTTCTCCCGGCCCAGCGCAAGGCCGTTCTGGACCAGGCCAAGGCCGACGGCTTCAAAGGGGGACTGGGCGACTGCGCCTCGTTCTCCTCGCCGAACTTTGGAAAGCTCATCTTGGTCGGCCTTGGAAAAAAGGGGGACTACGACGCCGAGGCTTTGCGCCGGGCCGCCGCGGGCCTCTTCCACTACGCCAAGGGGCGCTTTGCCCGCATCGCGGTGTTCCCCGCTGACAATCCTCAAGCCGCGGCCGAGGGCCTGATTTTGGCCTCCTACCGCTTCCTCGAATACAAGAAGGGCGAGGAGGAGAAGCTCTCCGAGGCGGTTTTCATCGCCGCGCAAGCCGCGGAAAAGAACGGCTTCGAGAAGGCTCTCTCCAAGGCCGCGCTCCACGCCGAGGCGGTGTGCCTGGCCAGGGATCTCGTCAACCGCGGGCCCTCGGACAAGACCCCGCAGGCCATGGCGGAAATCGCCAAGTCCCTGGACGGCTCCGGGATCAAGGTCAGCGTCATCTCTCGGGCCAAGGCCCAGGAGCTCGGCATGGGCTCCTTCCTCGGGGTGGCCCGGGGCAGCGCCCATGAGCCGGCCTTCGTCCATCTGGTTTACAAGCCCCAAGGCCCGGCGCGCAAGCGCCTGGGGTTGGTGGGCAAGGGCATCACCTTCGACTCGGGGGGCCTGAGCCTCAAGCCCCCGCAGCACATGGAGACCATGAAGATGGACATGGCCGGGGCCGCCTCGGTCCTCGCCGTCTTCAAGGTTCTGCCGCGCCTCAAGGCCCGCGCCGAGGTGCACGGCTTCTGCGCCTTCACCTACAACATGCCCGGACCCGACGCCATGAAGCCCGGGGACGTGATCAAGGCCATGAACGGGAAAACCATCGAGGTCTTGAACACCGACGCGGAGGGGCGCCTTATCCTGGCCGACGCTTTGGCCTACGCCAGCCGCCAGAAGCTCGACGCCTTGATTGACCTGGCGACCCTCACCGGAGCGGTGGTCACGGCCTTGGGCTCCAAGGTGACGGGAGCCATGACCAACAATCCAGCACTTCTGCGCCAGCTTTTGGCCGCCTCGGCCAAGACCCAGGAGGCCGTCTGTGAGCTGCCCTTGGTCAAGGACTACAAGGACCAGATCAAGAGCTCGATCGCCGACCTCCAGAACATCGGCAAGGCGCGGGGGGAGGCCGGAAGCATCATCGGCGGGCTCTTCCTCCAGGAGTTCGTGGACGGCGCCGCCTGGGTCCATTTGGACATCGCGGGCACCGCGTGGACCGACGCCCCTTCGGCCTACTGCCCGGCGGGCGGGACCGGCTCTATGGTGCGCACCTTAATCGAATACCTCGCGGCCCTGTGA
- a CDS encoding aquaporin, whose amino-acid sequence MKSYLAEIIGTFALVFVGAGSVCMDAATGGKVGLTGIALAHGLAITAMSYAYAPISGAHFNPAVTAAMLINRRMDAVKGVFYVICQLLGASLAGLLLASSLQAYPHVANTSPFLGSMGLVGIGFKGGTLLEAVMTFFLVSVIYATSVDCRGFSGTAPLAAGLAVSLGTLAIGPLTGAALNPARAFGPAVATGRWENWFVYWIGPLAGAAAASLLHENFFLESTPGTKP is encoded by the coding sequence CTGAAGTCGTATTTGGCCGAGATTATCGGCACCTTCGCCTTGGTATTCGTCGGGGCGGGCTCGGTGTGCATGGACGCGGCCACCGGAGGGAAAGTGGGGCTTACCGGAATCGCCTTGGCCCACGGATTGGCGATCACGGCCATGTCCTACGCCTACGCCCCCATCTCCGGAGCCCATTTCAACCCGGCCGTGACCGCGGCCATGCTCATCAACCGGAGAATGGACGCGGTCAAGGGGGTGTTCTATGTCATCTGCCAGCTTCTGGGCGCCTCCCTAGCCGGCCTTTTGCTCGCCTCCTCCCTGCAGGCCTACCCGCATGTGGCCAACACATCCCCTTTCTTGGGAAGCATGGGGCTTGTGGGAATCGGGTTCAAGGGGGGGACCTTGCTCGAGGCGGTGATGACTTTCTTTCTCGTCTCCGTCATTTACGCCACCAGCGTGGACTGCCGGGGATTTTCCGGCACGGCCCCCCTGGCCGCCGGCCTGGCCGTCTCTCTCGGAACCCTCGCGATCGGGCCCCTCACGGGCGCGGCCTTGAACCCGGCCCGGGCCTTCGGGCCGGCGGTGGCGACCGGGCGCTGGGAGAATTGGTTCGTCTATTGGATCGGCCCCCTGGCCGGGGCCGCGGCCGCTTCCCTCCTGCATGAAAATTTTTTTCTTGAATCCACACCAGGAACTAAACCATGA
- the rpiB gene encoding ribose 5-phosphate isomerase B, with translation MRIALGADHGGYELKKRLEGILPKEGHAILNLGVDGPEPADYPDYAKAVALAVVSGKAERGIMICGSGVGACVAANKVRGARAGLCHDTFSARQGVEDDDVNILCLGARVIGPELALEIVRVWLKARFSNAERHVRRRDKVIALERLVSDF, from the coding sequence ATGCGGATCGCTTTAGGCGCCGACCACGGCGGCTACGAACTCAAGAAGCGGCTCGAGGGAATCCTTCCCAAGGAGGGACACGCAATCTTGAACCTCGGGGTGGACGGGCCCGAGCCCGCCGATTATCCCGACTACGCCAAGGCGGTGGCCTTGGCCGTGGTCTCCGGCAAGGCCGAGCGCGGCATCATGATTTGCGGAAGCGGGGTAGGCGCCTGTGTCGCGGCCAACAAGGTGCGCGGCGCGCGGGCCGGCCTCTGCCATGACACCTTCTCGGCGCGCCAGGGCGTGGAGGACGACGATGTCAACATCCTTTGCCTGGGCGCGCGGGTGATCGGCCCGGAACTTGCGCTTGAAATCGTGAGGGTCTGGCTCAAGGCCAGGTTCTCCAACGCGGAGCGCCACGTCCGCCGCCGCGACAAAGTCATCGCCTTAGAACGACTGGTGTCAGACTTTTAA
- a CDS encoding SpoIID/LytB domain-containing protein codes for MRNFLLGAALLFTLSPRADASADELVAQGNAFYFQGQQPKALDRYGKALEESSTTVKAWLNGGVVLEELGNPKKAAEWFRRAARISAEEPEVLTAMGWARWRAGDFEGASAALYEAARRDPEAAYAWLGLARAELDLGLPKKALEALDKAQAAAPLLNLVSYYQGQASEKMGNTAKASEAYRRAVLADSYFVEGRDPLARAYFKQKDYNQAWRQLSKILDAEPLSRRFTAWLKKVRPRLTRRPADILTPSGLHRPEPYIVDSDSGGASVPKLRINIGSTALGKPRPRQFLKFEATTSFLVVDASSGKKLLKGETGEAWQARIRRGKKGALLALHDSSGRSMLQRRQAVVVRPQSPKGLIAVDGKLLRGVVEISPFKGRLRIVNALDLENYTHGVVAAEMPIGSPLEALKAQAVIARSHALFIQKISRRHRREGYDLCDDQHCQVYAGVRAESQRSREVVEATRGRIAVFNGKVAHVIYSSNCGGHTQNGSDLTGWGDVSYWSSIPDGQGLPATVDSPWELRRWLLGWPAAFCKPSNYAHPSHFRWTRIIPFKDLEEKIARRYKTGKLLSLRVLRRSASGNVNAILIQGSQRKVKIDSEMQIRNLLGIGSLRSTLFIVDAEYKKGAARPETLVFHGGGWGHAVGLCQSGAMGRAEAGQSYEEIIKAYFKGVELGQMDY; via the coding sequence ATGCGAAATTTCCTGCTCGGGGCGGCGCTGCTGTTTACCCTGAGCCCTCGCGCCGACGCCTCCGCCGACGAACTCGTCGCCCAAGGCAACGCTTTCTATTTTCAAGGCCAGCAGCCCAAGGCCCTGGACCGCTACGGCAAGGCGCTCGAGGAAAGCTCGACCACAGTGAAGGCCTGGCTCAACGGGGGCGTGGTCCTAGAAGAGCTGGGCAACCCCAAGAAAGCCGCGGAGTGGTTCCGCCGGGCCGCGAGGATATCCGCCGAGGAGCCCGAAGTCCTCACCGCCATGGGCTGGGCCCGCTGGCGGGCCGGGGACTTCGAGGGGGCCTCCGCCGCGCTTTACGAGGCCGCGCGGCGCGACCCCGAGGCGGCTTACGCGTGGCTGGGACTAGCGCGAGCCGAGCTCGACTTGGGGCTCCCGAAGAAAGCCCTGGAGGCTCTCGACAAGGCCCAGGCCGCCGCACCCCTTCTCAACCTCGTCTCCTATTACCAGGGTCAGGCCTCCGAGAAGATGGGGAACACCGCCAAGGCCTCCGAGGCCTACCGCCGCGCGGTGCTGGCGGACTCCTATTTCGTTGAGGGCCGCGATCCCCTGGCCCGGGCCTATTTCAAGCAAAAGGACTACAACCAAGCCTGGCGCCAACTCTCGAAGATTCTGGACGCCGAGCCCCTGAGTCGGCGCTTTACGGCCTGGCTCAAAAAAGTCCGCCCGCGCTTGACGCGCCGCCCCGCCGATATTCTCACTCCCTCCGGCCTGCACCGCCCCGAGCCCTACATCGTGGACTCGGACTCGGGGGGCGCGAGCGTTCCCAAGCTCAGAATCAACATCGGCAGCACCGCGTTGGGCAAGCCCAGGCCTCGGCAGTTCCTTAAATTCGAGGCCACGACGAGCTTCTTGGTCGTGGACGCCTCGTCGGGCAAAAAACTTCTGAAGGGCGAGACCGGGGAGGCCTGGCAGGCGCGGATCAGGCGCGGCAAGAAAGGCGCGCTCCTAGCGCTCCATGATTCCTCGGGACGCTCCATGCTCCAAAGGCGCCAAGCCGTCGTGGTCAGGCCCCAGAGCCCCAAGGGCCTGATTGCGGTGGATGGCAAGCTCCTGCGCGGTGTCGTCGAGATATCTCCGTTCAAGGGGAGGCTTAGAATCGTCAACGCCCTCGATCTCGAGAACTACACCCACGGGGTGGTGGCGGCCGAAATGCCCATCGGATCGCCGCTCGAGGCCCTGAAGGCCCAGGCCGTGATCGCCAGAAGCCACGCCCTTTTCATCCAAAAAATCTCCCGGCGCCACCGCCGGGAGGGCTACGACCTCTGCGACGACCAGCATTGCCAGGTCTACGCCGGGGTGCGCGCCGAGAGCCAGCGCTCCCGCGAGGTCGTGGAGGCCACCCGCGGGCGCATCGCGGTTTTCAACGGCAAGGTCGCCCATGTCATTTATTCCTCCAACTGCGGGGGGCACACCCAGAACGGAAGCGACCTCACGGGCTGGGGAGACGTTTCGTACTGGTCCTCCATCCCGGACGGCCAGGGGCTGCCTGCAACCGTGGATTCTCCGTGGGAGCTTAGACGATGGCTTTTGGGCTGGCCCGCCGCCTTCTGCAAGCCCTCCAATTACGCACACCCGTCCCATTTCCGCTGGACCCGGATCATCCCCTTCAAGGATCTTGAGGAGAAGATAGCCCGGCGCTACAAGACCGGCAAGCTTCTCTCCCTGCGGGTCCTGCGCCGCTCCGCATCGGGAAACGTCAACGCCATCCTGATCCAAGGCTCCCAGCGCAAGGTCAAGATAGATTCCGAGATGCAGATACGCAATCTCCTCGGCATCGGCTCCTTGAGAAGCACGCTCTTCATCGTGGACGCAGAGTACAAAAAGGGAGCCGCCAGGCCCGAGACCTTGGTTTTCCACGGCGGGGGCTGGGGACACGCGGTAGGGCTGTGCCAATCCGGGGCCATGGGACGGGCCGAGGCGGGACAAAGCTATGAGGAAATCATCAAGGCGTATTTCAAGGGCGTTGAGCTCGGGCAAATGGATTATTAG
- a CDS encoding long-chain-fatty-acid--CoA ligase: MEIKTLNDLLDRAALEDGAKPAIATETRSLSFTELKAEVLRAAAGFEAAGVGRGQCVALILRNSPDFIVAYFALARLGAAAVPINFMVQKPGELSYMLNDCRTAGVVTQREFLKGLRAASASAPCLKTIWVTDIAEGQARGAERPFSELLKGPEAPKNAPLADEQETMGILYTSGTTGVPKGVMLTHKNLVSNCENTLSQLKLKASDVALCILPMFHTFAWTGNVLVCLRLGIKLVVSPNIAPAKPWLGLMARHGVTIFSAVPQVYSLLAKEAQGWKGFVLRWWFFRKVRMAISGAAPLSLPVQKAFESALRVPILEGYGLTETSPVATVNPPDAPRPCSVGRAIPGTRIKIVDDHERELPIGEEGEICIRGDNVMKGYYGLPEATRQAFTRDGWFKSGDIGALDADGYLYIRDRKKDMIIVKGLKVFSAQVEAVLLDHPDVAEAAVVGVPDEHGDETIKAFLVLRPDARADKAALMQYCRAKFDPYKRPRDVEVMDALPKNALQKVLKRDLRAREIEKRSAPAS; the protein is encoded by the coding sequence ATGGAAATTAAAACCCTCAACGATCTCCTGGACCGCGCGGCCCTAGAGGACGGCGCCAAACCCGCCATCGCCACCGAGACCCGGAGCCTGTCCTTCACCGAGCTCAAGGCAGAGGTCCTGCGCGCCGCGGCGGGTTTCGAGGCCGCCGGCGTCGGGCGCGGCCAATGCGTGGCCCTCATCCTCCGAAACAGCCCGGATTTCATCGTGGCCTACTTCGCCCTGGCGCGCCTCGGGGCCGCGGCGGTGCCCATTAACTTCATGGTCCAGAAACCCGGAGAGCTGTCCTACATGCTCAACGACTGCCGGACGGCGGGCGTCGTGACCCAGAGGGAGTTCTTAAAAGGGCTGCGCGCCGCCTCGGCCTCGGCTCCCTGCCTCAAGACGATTTGGGTCACCGACATAGCCGAGGGCCAAGCCCGAGGCGCGGAGAGGCCCTTCTCCGAACTGCTCAAAGGCCCGGAGGCTCCCAAAAACGCTCCCCTCGCAGACGAACAGGAAACCATGGGAATTCTCTACACCTCGGGCACGACCGGCGTGCCCAAGGGGGTCATGCTCACGCACAAGAATCTCGTCAGCAATTGCGAGAACACCCTGTCCCAGCTCAAGCTCAAGGCCTCGGACGTGGCGCTCTGCATCCTGCCCATGTTCCACACCTTCGCCTGGACCGGCAACGTGCTCGTCTGCCTGCGCTTGGGCATAAAGCTCGTGGTCTCGCCCAATATCGCGCCGGCCAAGCCTTGGCTCGGCCTCATGGCCCGGCACGGGGTCACCATTTTCTCGGCGGTTCCCCAGGTCTACTCTTTGCTTGCCAAGGAGGCCCAGGGCTGGAAGGGCTTCGTCCTGCGCTGGTGGTTTTTCCGCAAGGTCCGGATGGCCATTTCCGGGGCCGCGCCGTTGAGTCTCCCGGTACAGAAGGCCTTCGAGTCGGCCCTGCGCGTTCCCATCCTGGAGGGCTACGGCCTCACCGAAACCTCTCCGGTGGCCACGGTCAATCCCCCGGACGCCCCCCGGCCCTGCAGCGTGGGGCGCGCCATCCCCGGCACCCGGATCAAAATCGTCGATGATCATGAGCGGGAGCTTCCAATCGGAGAAGAGGGAGAGATCTGCATCAGGGGCGACAACGTGATGAAGGGCTACTATGGCCTCCCCGAGGCCACGCGCCAGGCCTTCACCCGGGACGGGTGGTTCAAGAGCGGCGACATCGGGGCCCTGGACGCGGACGGCTATCTCTACATCCGGGACCGCAAGAAGGACATGATCATCGTCAAGGGGCTCAAGGTATTCTCGGCCCAGGTCGAGGCGGTTCTTCTCGATCATCCGGACGTGGCCGAGGCCGCCGTGGTCGGAGTGCCCGACGAGCACGGCGACGAAACCATAAAGGCCTTCCTCGTGCTCCGCCCGGACGCCAGGGCGGACAAGGCCGCCCTCATGCAATACTGCCGCGCCAAGTTCGATCCGTACAAGCGCCCGCGCGACGTGGAAGTCATGGACGCGCTGCCCAAGAACGCCCTGCAGAAAGTCCTCAAGCGCGACCTGCGCGCCCGCGAGATCGAGAAGCGAAGTGCGCCTGCCTCCTGA
- a CDS encoding type IV toxin-antitoxin system AbiEi family antitoxin domain-containing protein produces the protein MTALNIQKKLAQKGLRLFTTADFRRTLGLSLPTAYKTLERCSRQGAVVRLRNGLYCLPWSKPGAMAIANALYRPSYISYESALAHYHLIPETVYAVTSATTRRTKEIETDDFGYVYHSIKKEAFTGYRPCKVGDELVLMAEPEKALCDYLFLVFLKKRALNERIAWKKVDRKKLLQHARLFKPKTFLSWVGHAIGR, from the coding sequence ATGACTGCACTCAATATTCAGAAAAAGCTGGCCCAAAAGGGCCTCCGTCTCTTCACGACCGCCGACTTCCGGCGGACGCTCGGGCTATCTTTGCCCACCGCTTATAAGACGCTCGAGCGCTGCAGCAGGCAGGGCGCCGTCGTCCGCCTCAGAAACGGACTCTATTGCCTGCCCTGGAGCAAGCCGGGGGCTATGGCGATCGCCAACGCCCTCTATCGCCCGTCCTACATCTCCTACGAGAGCGCCTTGGCGCATTACCACCTGATCCCCGAGACGGTCTATGCCGTGACCTCCGCCACCACGCGCCGCACCAAGGAGATCGAGACCGACGACTTCGGCTACGTGTACCATTCCATCAAGAAGGAGGCTTTCACCGGCTACCGTCCCTGCAAAGTCGGCGACGAGCTGGTGCTGATGGCCGAGCCCGAGAAAGCGCTGTGCGACTACCTGTTCCTAGTGTTCCTTAAGAAACGGGCTCTCAACGAGCGCATCGCCTGGAAAAAGGTGGACCGCAAGAAGCTTCTCCAGCATGCGCGCCTATTCAAGCCTAAGACCTTCCTCTCCTGGGTGGGCCATGCTATCGGCAGATGA
- a CDS encoding HD domain-containing protein, producing the protein MRLPPEALKLLRQAARLSPGPVHLVGGAPRDWLLKRKTHDLDLVSPEPLPLAKKLAKTARGTMVVLDPENAVYRIALGPSCREIRQVDVALLQGETLEEDLARRDFTINALALPLTPDMPASIAAGGLIDVRAGLKDVSQKILRADNEQLFRDDPLRLLRAFRLAAQLGLSIEPKTLGMIRRLKDLAREPAGERIQAELMALLSAPGSSRWLCLMDEAGLLTAVFPELGPARRCAAVYYGPGGVLKHSLAVAAREDFLLNNLKRVFPAEAEAIERALAARASCLKPLLVLAALLHDVAKPETARRQGGRLRFFGHDALGAKKASVILSKLRFSREHIEIAAAAILHHLRPGHLAAGGMVTDKAVYRFCRDLGENALSLLLVCWADHASYLPEKRLLCVLRQARAEPNPEAEKTVHHLQVIAYLMRRLLDEKKRAVPARLINGHDVMKALRIPAGPKVGELLEKVREAQAEGRIKTRQEALAFLKRI; encoded by the coding sequence GTGCGCCTGCCTCCTGAGGCCTTAAAGCTGCTGCGCCAGGCCGCGCGCTTAAGCCCCGGGCCCGTCCACCTGGTGGGGGGAGCCCCGCGCGATTGGCTCCTAAAGCGCAAGACCCACGACTTGGATCTGGTCTCGCCAGAGCCCCTGCCCCTGGCCAAGAAATTGGCCAAAACCGCGCGCGGGACCATGGTGGTCCTAGACCCGGAAAACGCCGTCTACCGGATCGCTCTGGGCCCCTCGTGCCGAGAGATACGCCAAGTGGACGTGGCGCTGCTGCAGGGCGAGACCCTCGAAGAGGATCTCGCCCGGAGAGACTTCACCATCAACGCCTTGGCCTTGCCCTTGACGCCGGACATGCCGGCCTCGATCGCCGCGGGCGGCCTCATCGATGTTCGCGCAGGGCTCAAGGATGTCTCCCAGAAAATTCTGAGGGCCGATAACGAGCAGCTCTTCCGGGATGATCCCCTGCGCCTCTTGAGGGCCTTCCGCTTGGCCGCCCAGCTCGGGCTCTCCATAGAGCCCAAAACTTTGGGCATGATCCGGCGCCTGAAGGATCTCGCCCGCGAACCCGCCGGGGAAAGAATCCAAGCCGAGCTCATGGCCCTTTTGTCCGCGCCGGGCTCTTCGCGCTGGCTTTGCCTCATGGACGAGGCCGGTCTTCTCACAGCCGTTTTCCCGGAGTTGGGTCCCGCCCGGCGCTGCGCTGCGGTCTACTACGGGCCGGGAGGGGTGCTCAAGCATTCCCTGGCCGTCGCGGCCCGGGAGGATTTCCTCCTCAACAACCTCAAGCGCGTATTCCCGGCCGAGGCGGAGGCCATCGAGCGGGCCTTGGCCGCGCGCGCGTCCTGCCTCAAACCCCTGCTCGTCTTGGCGGCACTCCTCCACGACGTCGCAAAGCCGGAGACCGCCCGCAGGCAGGGGGGACGCCTGCGATTTTTCGGGCACGACGCTTTGGGGGCCAAGAAAGCCTCGGTGATCCTCTCCAAGCTGCGGTTTTCCCGCGAGCACATCGAGATCGCCGCGGCGGCCATCCTCCATCACCTGCGCCCCGGCCATTTGGCCGCCGGCGGCATGGTCACGGACAAGGCCGTCTACCGGTTCTGCCGGGACCTAGGCGAGAACGCCCTGAGCCTCCTTCTCGTCTGCTGGGCCGACCACGCGAGCTATCTGCCGGAGAAGCGCCTTCTCTGCGTCTTAAGGCAGGCGCGGGCCGAGCCGAATCCCGAAGCCGAAAAGACGGTGCATCACCTCCAGGTGATCGCCTATCTCATGCGCCGCCTCCTAGACGAGAAAAAGCGGGCCGTCCCCGCCCGCCTCATCAATGGCCATGACGTCATGAAGGCCCTGCGCATCCCGGCCGGGCCCAAAGTAGGGGAACTTCTCGAGAAGGTGCGCGAGGCCCAGGCCGAGGGCCGGATTAAGACCCGGCAAGAGGCCCTGGCGTTTCTAAAGAGAATCTAA
- a CDS encoding urate hydroxylase PuuD, which produces MDTLQFVTRWLHVIAGITWIGHLYFFNFVNVPLQAALDDAGKKAVNPKLMPRALWWFRWGAMLTFLTGLLLFSLIYMYLPGAGFGPNALFHDEMGLTDRASWIMLGMLFGSVMWFNVWFIIWPIQKKILSGKATPEELPVIRRRAYLASRANTYLSGPMLLGMLAANHMTAGYTVGGLLIWSALALAVVWVAIFHADRVGTSV; this is translated from the coding sequence ATGGACACTCTGCAATTCGTGACGCGCTGGCTGCATGTCATCGCCGGGATCACCTGGATCGGCCATCTTTATTTCTTCAACTTCGTCAACGTCCCCCTCCAGGCGGCCTTGGACGACGCGGGGAAAAAAGCCGTGAACCCCAAGCTCATGCCCCGCGCTTTGTGGTGGTTCCGTTGGGGCGCCATGCTCACCTTCCTGACCGGACTCCTGCTCTTTTCCCTCATCTATATGTATTTGCCGGGCGCGGGCTTCGGGCCAAACGCGCTGTTTCATGACGAGATGGGGCTGACCGACCGCGCCTCTTGGATCATGCTCGGCATGCTTTTTGGAAGCGTCATGTGGTTCAATGTCTGGTTCATCATCTGGCCCATCCAGAAAAAAATCCTCTCCGGCAAGGCGACCCCCGAGGAGTTGCCGGTGATCCGCCGCCGGGCCTACCTTGCTTCCCGCGCCAACACCTATCTCTCCGGGCCCATGCTCCTGGGGATGCTCGCCGCCAACCACATGACGGCTGGCTACACGGTGGGAGGGCTCCTGATCTGGTCCGCTTTGGCTCTCGCCGTCGTCTGGGTTGCGATCTTCCACGCCGACCGCGTGGGAACCTCGGTTTAA
- the folE gene encoding GTP cyclohydrolase I FolE produces MLRILAELGEDPEREGLVKTPQRVAKALRELTAGYRADVDKIINDALFTEAYNEMVLVKDITFFSLCEHHLLPFFGKAHVAYIPDKKIIGLSKLPKIVDIFARRLQVQERMTNQIAAILSQKLKPLGVGVVIQARHLCMEMRGAESLLSPTVTSSMLGCFQKDPRTREEFLNLIN; encoded by the coding sequence ATGCTCCGCATCCTGGCCGAGCTCGGGGAGGACCCGGAGCGCGAGGGGCTCGTAAAAACCCCCCAACGCGTGGCCAAGGCCCTGCGGGAGCTCACCGCCGGCTACCGCGCCGACGTCGATAAGATCATCAACGACGCGCTGTTTACCGAGGCCTACAACGAGATGGTCCTGGTCAAAGACATCACCTTCTTCAGCCTCTGCGAGCACCACCTCCTGCCCTTCTTCGGCAAAGCCCACGTGGCTTACATCCCGGACAAGAAAATCATCGGCCTTTCGAAGCTTCCGAAGATCGTGGACATCTTCGCCCGCCGACTCCAGGTCCAGGAGCGCATGACCAATCAAATCGCCGCGATCCTAAGCCAAAAGCTCAAGCCCTTGGGCGTGGGCGTCGTGATCCAGGCCCGCCACCTCTGCATGGAGATGCGCGGGGCCGAGAGCCTGCTTTCCCCGACGGTCACGAGCTCCATGCTCGGCTGCTTCCAAAAGGACCCCCGCACCCGCGAGGAGTTCCTGAACCTGATCAATTAA
- a CDS encoding nucleotidyl transferase AbiEii/AbiGii toxin family protein — protein MLSADEIKQLAVKFHTTDENVAREYAQNVFLSHLYADPASDGLMFKGGTSLRIVYQSPRFSEDLDFTAAMPFHKTQAVIERTAERVAQEISGLALVESKPTSGGYFGIVRGPMGPWEIEILLQASTRQKPLKGELSVVTSGLVPNYNVYGLPEKLLVDEKVDALLSRAKPRDFYDLYFILRKPMGERKSIAARRKQVLERLEAVDKKFLYNELKAFLPKSHWAIIQQLPNQLKKELGRL, from the coding sequence ATGCTATCGGCAGATGAGATCAAGCAGCTCGCGGTAAAATTCCACACGACCGATGAAAATGTCGCGCGCGAGTACGCGCAGAACGTATTCCTCTCCCATCTGTACGCGGACCCAGCCTCGGACGGCCTTATGTTCAAGGGCGGGACCTCCCTGCGAATCGTCTACCAGAGCCCGCGCTTCTCCGAGGACCTCGACTTCACCGCGGCCATGCCGTTTCACAAGACGCAAGCCGTGATCGAGCGGACGGCCGAGCGCGTCGCCCAGGAGATCTCAGGCCTGGCGCTCGTCGAGTCCAAGCCCACGAGCGGCGGCTACTTCGGCATCGTGCGCGGCCCCATGGGACCGTGGGAGATCGAGATCCTCCTGCAGGCCTCCACGCGCCAGAAGCCCCTTAAGGGAGAGCTCTCCGTGGTTACGTCGGGCCTCGTGCCGAACTACAACGTCTACGGCCTGCCGGAGAAATTGCTCGTTGACGAGAAGGTCGACGCACTTCTCTCGCGCGCCAAGCCACGGGACTTCTACGACCTCTACTTCATCCTGCGCAAGCCGATGGGGGAAAGGAAGTCGATCGCGGCGCGGCGCAAGCAGGTCTTAGAAAGGCTTGAGGCGGTCGACAAGAAGTTCCTCTACAACGAACTCAAGGCTTTCCTGCCTAAGAGCCATTGGGCTATCATCCAACAGCTCCCCAATCAGCTCAAGAAGGAGCTCGGGCGTTTATGA